The Caldicoprobacter guelmensis genomic sequence TGTATGTTTAGTGATTTTGGATATCTATATCATACAGGATTTCTCACTATGGTTCTACTATTTTTTAGGTGTTGCATTTAATTTTACAACGAACCGTTTTCATTTTCCACAAGTAAGTCGACAAAATGGTTGAAGTTTACGTCACTGTATTTTTCGCTTTTTTAAGGTTAATGATGGTGTTTTTAAGTTCATCAGAGAGATCGTGCTGGGACTTTAGACCTCCGTTTTTGTGGATAATGAACGCAGGTCCTTCTTTAAAAACCCCCTTTTTCAACCTTATTACTTGGCGTTTACTGAGGTTTAGAAGCTCAGCTGCTTCTCTGATGGTTATGACTTTGTCGATTGTTTGGTTTATGACTCTTAAACGAGTCATTTCTTTTTGTGTCATATTGAATATCTCCTCTCTCATGTATGACGTTATATCAGAATAATTTCAATATGATTATTACAGAATAACAACAGGGTAGTATAAAATATTATTGACAAGATAACTAATATTATTGTACACTTTTTTCCGAGTATAACAATTTGACTAGATTTAATATGGTTCAGATTAATTATAAAATCAGTGTGAACTAGTCAGTTGAAGGAGATGTTTATATGGCACAGAGTAGTAAGAAAGGTAGCATAAAAATAATTGCAGAACGAACTAACCTTTCGCCGGTAACAGTTTCAATTGTACTAAATGGACGTGGTGATGAGATGCGAATTTCTAAAGAAACGCAGGAGAGGATATGGGAAGAGGCCAGGAAAATTGGATACCGGCCCAATATCTACGCTCGAAGATTAAAGAAGCAACAATATCAAAAAGATATAACTATGGTCATTGGGATATTGTGGCCGTCAATGTATTTGTCAGATTTGTTAGTGCGTTTTTTTAATGGAATTCAACACTGTATTTTAGAAAAGAAGATGAATATAGAGGTTATATATAAGCCGTATTATACTTCCCATATTAATGAGGTAGAAGATATATTTATTGATAACTTATTTAATGGAGTAATTGTAGTAGGAGCTTCGGATAGTGATATCGAATATATAGAAAAACTAAATAGCATAATGCCAATAATTGTATTTAACAGACAAAGCTCAAAATATAGTTGTGTACATGTAGATGATTATAGTATGGGTGAAAAGGTTGCTAAATTATTAGCAGCAAGAGGTCATAAAAAGGTCGGCCTGATAGGTGCAGAGATTTTTAATAGAAATTTTAGCATGAGGAAAATTGGATTTCTAGACGGATGTAAACGATATGGAGTACAAGTACTTGATCAACATATAGTCAGTGAGGTGGGTGTAGATATTGAGGCGGGAAGGAAGTGTATGGAAAAAATAATTGCCAGTGGTGATCTGCCAAGTGCTATTTTTTTACTCTCTTCTACTATGGCTTATGGTGTATATTCGGTATTAAAAGAAAAAGAATACCATATACCACAGGATATAGAAATTATAGGTTGCAGCGATATACCTACATGCGAATTGTTGACTCCTAAGATGACAGTTATTGATTTTTCCATAGAAAAAATGGTATTTAAATCTTTACAATTGCTTACTGACTTGACGAATGGTATTATCCAACAGCCTGTTAGTATTATTGAAGACAGCTATTTTATTATTCGGGAAAGTTGTGGTGGATTTCCCAAGGAGGAGTAAAGGTTGTTAATTCCCCATTGCTATTGTTGAATGATCTACTTAAATGGTGATTAAAATGAAATAAATTGCTACATCGATTAGGTATCAGAAATATAGTTAATATTTTTACACCAAAAAGGGGTTAGCCTTTTTAATGCATGTATTCGCAATTTAGAAAATTTATCTTTGTTTATGTAATTGCTTTAAGATGCAACAGTCTAAAGTTTTTTGTTTTTTGTTAATGTACTCCAATAAAAAGCTCCTTTCCGGCCAAACGCCATTAATGTTTACCAGAAAGGAGCTTTTATTATTTTTTGTTAAAAGTTGGACAGTTTAAATAATTTCTTAATGGCAAATGTGTTGATTAATTTCCCATTTTACTGTCGTTTAATGATCCATCTAAATTTCGGCTAAAGCGAGAAATAAACTGCCATGCTAATTCAGCATCAACATAGTGAACCTCATGGCCTTTACCGTGAGCTAGAACAAAATTATAATAATCTTTATGGCCATCAAGACTATAAAATTTATGAATTGAATATTTGTACTCTGGATATTCAGGACAGGGATGTATGATTTCGATAGTTTCGCCTTCTACTCCTATGCTATACTCACTATCTAGAGGCTTTTCTGGGGTTGGTAAAACAGCTATATTATTATACTTCTTCCATGTATCATATTGATACTGTTGTCCTGACCCCTTGGTAATTGGGTATTCGAATTCACGGGTACCGTACACATACCATATTGGCATCCGGTAGTTATATTTTTTTTGTAACTCGAGTCCAATAGTAATTGTTTTCAAATTTTTTTCCAAATTGAATTTATCGGGAGCAAAAGGCCCTGGCTTTACATATGGCCACATGGTATCAAAAGGAGCTGCTGCTGCAAATATTTCTGGATGTAATAGGCACATTACATGAGCCATTCCCGCACCATTGGAAAATCCAGAGATATATATTCTTGAACTATCAATAACATATTTGTTTTTCAGATACTGTATCAATGCCAAATAAAAATCTACATCACTGGGATAATCTGGATCTAAGTTGAGATTATAATTAATTCCATTGCTTGCCAACGGATAAACGGTGATAAAACCTTCTCTTTCACCAATTTCGTGCCATTTGCTCATATCTGCTGCTATCATAGGATTATCGGTAGCCCCATGGCTGAATATTAGTAAGGGTACTGGTTTAGTAGGATTATCGAGAACGACTTGAGGAACGTGTTCTAACCAACTATGTGGTATCCCATTGTTATCTCCTAATGAACAGTCGTTTAAATGTTTTTCGAAACGGCACTCTTCAACGTGAATACGTCTACATATATTGCCCTTGGGACTGGTATTTATTCTTCTTACTTGATAGAATAGATCAAACCAAATTTTCCGTACTAAACCACCTGTTAATTTTTGTATTTCGCCATTGATTATTGTTACTTTATGGAATGGATGGGTAGAATCCACATAAACGGTTAATGCATCTTTTGACATTTCTATGGTATCGGTGTTATTTAATGCTTTATAATAATTTATAAAGCCATTAGAGCAATCGGCCAATAAAGCGGGCATTGGTGCACCCATACTATGTGTTATTGTAGAAGGTATATTATTTCCTCCTACTAGAGCAACGGCTGCGATTAGCTCAGGATGAAGCGTGATAAAAGTGGTGGCCATTGCGCACGAATCTTGCCCAATCCCCATCAGATAATTAACATCATTCATAACTTTCCACTCAGGCCCTAAAATGCCTTTTCTTATATTTTCATGTATAGTTTTTAAGAAAGCAACATCGTCTACTTTACCAGGAGCAATATTGAAATTCCAACCGTTTTCTATGGGGTTAGGGAAAACAATTACTATATGGTATTCTTTGGCCAATTCTGATAAACCGGCAGCAAGTATTTCTTTTACAGATGTTTCCGTATTATCGTCTCTTAGAATTATTATAGAAGATGGCTTTGTTAAGCAATCCCATGTAGTATCTTCAACACATACAAAAGCGCTTCTTACCTGATCATTGATATCAAAATTTTTATAAAAAATCTTCATAATTTATTCAACTCCTTCCTCATATTATTTCCTTATGTTATATTTATGAGGTTTAATTTGTCTCAATATTAAACCTATTTCCATTTTTTAAAATGTTGTTTTTACGAGCTATCATTTGATTTATAAAAAATATAATGCCACAAAATAGGGTTAATAACGCTGTAAAAGAGAACGTTGTTTTATAGTTAAAAGTATCGGATAGGAATCCTCCTATCCAAGGTCCTATTCCTTGCCCGATATCTGCCCCTATGTAGAATGTGCTTGCTGCTACACCTCTCTTACTTTCATCCACCTTTTTTATAGATTCAGCTTGGAGTGCTACTTGTCCTCCGCCTTGTCCAATTGCTTTTAATATTGCTGCTAATATGATCATATTTAAGCTTGAAGCATATGCTAATAGAATCATAGAAATTGCTGCAATGACAAAGGAACCAGTTATCACTATGGTAAATCCTTTTTTATCTACTATCTTTCCTATTATCATACGTATCAGAAAAAGCACTAATGCATTTATTGAAAAGAACGCAGTATAGTTTTCTATATTTCTTTCATTGCACATAACCTTCAAGAAAGAACTTACGATGCCATTTCCAAATGAAAATACACCTCCTAATAAGGCATAAAACAGGACTTCTTGTGCTATCATACTATTAATGGTAAAACCTGATTTTTTGTTATTCTTTTCTTCTGTTTTTTGATTTTCCGTTTTGTTTGGGAACAACTTTATTAATAAAATTAATGCACACAATGATAACAAAGCAACGCTTACAAATAATATTTTATATCCAAAAGCTTGTTTCAGTAATTCACCGAGTCCTGGTCCTACAATTTGGGAAAATACTTGTCCTACCCCCAAATAACCGATACCTTCCCCTATACGGTTTTCTGGAATACACAAGCTTACTAAAGCAATATTAGTGGTACTGTTGATGCTGAAACCTATTCCGTGCATTACACGGAATAACAACAAAATCCCTACATTTGGGGAAAAGGCATATCCTAACGAAGCGGCAATAATTAGCATTATCGCCCATATACATATGTATTTTTTATTAAAATTATCGGCCATAATTCCTGCAAACGGTCTTACACATAGGGCTGTGATAGAGAATATACCTGCTATAATCCCTCCCATTACCAGCGTTCCGCCTAAAAAGTTAACAGAATAATCAACAATCATGGTATAAACCATATTAAAACCAATTGCTGATATCAGATTGACTAGTAGCAAAATAATATACTCCTTGTTCCACAAGTTTGTAGTTCCTTTGTTTGGCATTTTATCTTCCCCATTCTTCGTATTTTGGAGTGGTATTTACTGAATCTATTCATTCGATTTTACAAGCTACTCGGTTTAAATTTCTATTTAACAACTATTTTTTTAAAATTCTTTTACGTAATATAAACCATATACTAACTTACTCCTAAAATGCTATTTCGTTTTAACTTCTTTGTTTATTATAGTAGAGTGCTTTCATATTTGTCAATATCTTTAAATAATTTTAGTTGCCGCACTTTCCTTTAAAAAAGTATAATGTATATAATATCACAATTTTCAAATTTTTAATTTAAAGCGTTAAAAATATTCTTGACAAAAGTTGCTTAATCGTTATAATAAAGACTGAGAGGTGCAAAAGAGTTTGCAAAAATTATATAAGTAAATATAAAAATAGAATAGTTTTTAAAAACTAGATATAAAAAGGAAGGCGACATTTCTGTGCAAAAATAGGTAATGACGGTGAGAGAGTAAAAGCAAAGTAAGACACGTCAAAAAAGAGAGGTTGATTCTGAGATTTAGTTGGGAAACTAGATAAAGTTTACTTTAAAAAACTGGATATGAAGGATATCAACAGGAATTCAGCGTTTTGATAAGAATGAATTCCTGTTTGATATAGCCCAAATTACTACATCGAGATAAGGAGGGGTTCATATTTATGAAGATGGCTAAAAAACTGATTTGTCTAACTTTAGTTGCGTTGTTAGTATTGAGCTTAGTGGCGTGTGGAAAGTCGACGCAGCAATCATCCAAGGAGAGTGGTAAGGAGAGTGAGGTAGAAAATAAGACTGAAAATGAACAAAAGGAAGACAGCAAAGATAGTGGGAAACAAGAAACTGGAAGCCAGGCAGGCAAAGAAAAATGGGAACCTCAATCTGATCTGTCAAAGCATGTAACTATAACTTTAGCGGCGGTACAAGCTCAGGATGGTTATGATTATACTAATGGTGATGGTGTGGCTCAATATTATTCTAAAAAGTTCAATTACACACTAGAGGTTACAGCACTGACGTGGTCAAACTGGAATGAGAGATGTCGTATATGGATCAACTCGGGTGATATGCCGGATGTTTTAGTGTTTAACTTTACGCAGACCAATTATCCTGAAGCGGCAGGTTATGTTGAGCAGGGGTTATTGTATAAGTTGCCAGATGACTGGAAGAGTCGTTGGCCTAATGTTGCGAGGGTTTTCGAAGTGACAGGTTTAGGGCCGCAGATGGAAAAACAATTTGGTGGGACATATTTTCTACCCAGGGCTCGTTTCTATAAAAACATGATAAATGAACCAGGTGAACCAGTACCTGATCACTGGTCATTGTATATGCGTAAAGATTGGGCAAAGGCAGTTAATTTCCCGATAAAGAGCACGTATAAGGTTTCAGAGATTCTGGATTTTGCCAGGCTGATTAAAGAAAAAGACCCCGGCAATGTGGGCAATAAGCTTATCCCTATTAGTGCTGATCCTCACGCGGCAGTGTTGATGTTTATTCAGAGTAACAGCACGCACTATAATACGTTCTACAAGGACCCCAAAGATGGCCAATACAAGTGGGGCGGGGCATCTGAGGACACATTAAGAGGATTGAAGTTGATGGCACAAGCTTACAAAGAGGGATTGCTTGATCCTGATTTTATCACTTTGAAGCCTGAAGATAGCCAAGCTCCTTTTGATACGCAAGGTGTTGCAGCATGCAACTTTAACCAAGCGCCAACGGCAGCAATTCATCCCAATTTTATTAACAGATTCCAGGCCAATTTAGGTCTTGATCCGTTTGAGCACATCAATATGGCTACGGTTTTAGGTGAAGACGGTTATTATCATCAGAGGGACCTGATCAACTTCTGGGGGACAATAGTTTTCAGTCCCAATATAAAGAAAGAAGTATTTGAAAGATATATGGACATACTGGACTACAATGCTACAGAGGAAGGGAGAACGACGCTGTTCTTAGGGTTAAAAGATGTAGATTGGACGTATGACCAGAATGGGAAGATAATATCGCTTTATGATGAGAAGAAAGAAGGCCGTCCGCTTGGCGGCTCTAATGGAAAGTATCCGTCTTTAGGTTATACATTAGGAGCTATTGTATTGTTTGATGATTTTGCTTTTAATAATCCCAATCATGATCCAAGATGTTTGGAGATATCGAGGCAGCTTTATAAAGACAGGTGTGAGATATCAACACCCGAGACATTCACAAAAACGAATTGGGACTTGTATACTTTTGACTCTCCAAACATGAAGAGAGCACAATTTGATTATGATACCGAGTTGTGTAATTTGGTAACGATGCCAGGAGATATAGAGGAGAACTGGAAGAAATGGGTTGATTCAAAGATGCCGATAAT encodes the following:
- a CDS encoding LacI family DNA-binding transcriptional regulator → MAQSSKKGSIKIIAERTNLSPVTVSIVLNGRGDEMRISKETQERIWEEARKIGYRPNIYARRLKKQQYQKDITMVIGILWPSMYLSDLLVRFFNGIQHCILEKKMNIEVIYKPYYTSHINEVEDIFIDNLFNGVIVVGASDSDIEYIEKLNSIMPIIVFNRQSSKYSCVHVDDYSMGEKVAKLLAARGHKKVGLIGAEIFNRNFSMRKIGFLDGCKRYGVQVLDQHIVSEVGVDIEAGRKCMEKIIASGDLPSAIFLLSSTMAYGVYSVLKEKEYHIPQDIEIIGCSDIPTCELLTPKMTVIDFSIEKMVFKSLQLLTDLTNGIIQQPVSIIEDSYFIIRESCGGFPKEE
- a CDS encoding prolyl oligopeptidase family serine peptidase; protein product: MKIFYKNFDINDQVRSAFVCVEDTTWDCLTKPSSIIILRDDNTETSVKEILAAGLSELAKEYHIVIVFPNPIENGWNFNIAPGKVDDVAFLKTIHENIRKGILGPEWKVMNDVNYLMGIGQDSCAMATTFITLHPELIAAVALVGGNNIPSTITHSMGAPMPALLADCSNGFINYYKALNNTDTIEMSKDALTVYVDSTHPFHKVTIINGEIQKLTGGLVRKIWFDLFYQVRRINTSPKGNICRRIHVEECRFEKHLNDCSLGDNNGIPHSWLEHVPQVVLDNPTKPVPLLIFSHGATDNPMIAADMSKWHEIGEREGFITVYPLASNGINYNLNLDPDYPSDVDFYLALIQYLKNKYVIDSSRIYISGFSNGAGMAHVMCLLHPEIFAAAAPFDTMWPYVKPGPFAPDKFNLEKNLKTITIGLELQKKYNYRMPIWYVYGTREFEYPITKGSGQQYQYDTWKKYNNIAVLPTPEKPLDSEYSIGVEGETIEIIHPCPEYPEYKYSIHKFYSLDGHKDYYNFVLAHGKGHEVHYVDAELAWQFISRFSRNLDGSLNDSKMGN
- a CDS encoding MFS transporter, translating into MPNKGTTNLWNKEYIILLLVNLISAIGFNMVYTMIVDYSVNFLGGTLVMGGIIAGIFSITALCVRPFAGIMADNFNKKYICIWAIMLIIAASLGYAFSPNVGILLLFRVMHGIGFSINSTTNIALVSLCIPENRIGEGIGYLGVGQVFSQIVGPGLGELLKQAFGYKILFVSVALLSLCALILLIKLFPNKTENQKTEEKNNKKSGFTINSMIAQEVLFYALLGGVFSFGNGIVSSFLKVMCNERNIENYTAFFSINALVLFLIRMIIGKIVDKKGFTIVITGSFVIAAISMILLAYASSLNMIILAAILKAIGQGGGQVALQAESIKKVDESKRGVAASTFYIGADIGQGIGPWIGGFLSDTFNYKTTFSFTALLTLFCGIIFFINQMIARKNNILKNGNRFNIETN
- a CDS encoding ABC transporter substrate-binding protein, which encodes MKMAKKLICLTLVALLVLSLVACGKSTQQSSKESGKESEVENKTENEQKEDSKDSGKQETGSQAGKEKWEPQSDLSKHVTITLAAVQAQDGYDYTNGDGVAQYYSKKFNYTLEVTALTWSNWNERCRIWINSGDMPDVLVFNFTQTNYPEAAGYVEQGLLYKLPDDWKSRWPNVARVFEVTGLGPQMEKQFGGTYFLPRARFYKNMINEPGEPVPDHWSLYMRKDWAKAVNFPIKSTYKVSEILDFARLIKEKDPGNVGNKLIPISADPHAAVLMFIQSNSTHYNTFYKDPKDGQYKWGGASEDTLRGLKLMAQAYKEGLLDPDFITLKPEDSQAPFDTQGVAACNFNQAPTAAIHPNFINRFQANLGLDPFEHINMATVLGEDGYYHQRDLINFWGTIVFSPNIKKEVFERYMDILDYNATEEGRTTLFLGLKDVDWTYDQNGKIISLYDEKKEGRPLGGSNGKYPSLGYTLGAIVLFDDFAFNNPNHDPRCLEISRQLYKDRCEISTPETFTKTNWDLYTFDSPNMKRAQFDYDTELCNLVTMPGDIEENWKKWVDSKMPIIQPVLDELNAKLGSKK